The nucleotide sequence CTTGCGCTGCAGCCTCTTCATAGCCAGTAGTACCATTGATTTGACCAGCAAAAAACAGATTGGAGAGCGGTTTGGTCTGGAGGTAAGGTGTTAAGCCGCGTGGATCAAAATAATCGTATTCAATGGCATAACCAGGGCGAGTAATATGAGCATTTTCAAAGCCCTTGATAGTTCGAACAAATTGAACTTGTACTTCGAAAGGTAAACTGGTTGATATACCATTGGGGTATATTTCGTCTGTAGTTAATCCTTCGGGTTCAACAAAAATCTGGTGGGATGTTTTATCGGCAAAGCGAACTACTTTGTCTTCAATTGAAGGACAATAGCGAGGGCCAATACCCTCAATAACACCAGCATACATAGGGGATTGATGCAGATTGGCTTGAATAATTTCATGCGTAGCGGCAGTTGTATGTGTTATGTAGCAGGGCAGTTGCTGTGGATGTAGTGCCGTAGTCCCCAGATAGGAAAATACGGGTACAGGCATATCGCCAGGTTGAACCGACATTTGTGCATAATCAAGCGAGCGCCCATCGATACGGGGAGGCGTTCCGGTTTTCAAGCGGCCGACAGGCAATTCTAATTCACGTAAGCGTTTTGCTAAGGCAATAGCAGGGGGATCACCAGCGCGCCCACCAGCATATTGACTCATTCCTACATGAATTTTTCCGCCCAAAAAAGTACCCACAGTTAAAACGACAGCATGGGCTCGCAAAACTAAACCCATCTGGGTGACGACGCCTTTGACTTGTTCCCCTTCAACCAGCAAATCATCAACGGCCTGTTGAAACAACGTTAAATTAACTTGATTTTGTAATTGTTGTCGAATTGCTTGCCGATAAAGTACACGATCTGCTTGTGCTCGAGTGGCTCGCACGGCGGGTCCTTTAGACGCATTGAGGATACGGAACTGGATACCAGCTTTATCGGCAGCTAAAGCCATGGCACCATCAAGTGCATCAATTTCTTTGACCAGATGGCCTTTACCAATACCGCCGATAGCAGGATTGCAAGACATTTGCCCAAGCATATCCATGTTATGAGTAAGTAGCAGTGTTTGAGCACCTAGACGGGCTGCTGCAAGTGCTGCTTCAGTACCGGCATGGCCACCGCCGACAACAATAACGTCGTAATGTTTTTCAAGATTCATTTAAGGAAACTATTGCGCAACAAATCAGCAATT is from Legionella donaldsonii and encodes:
- the mnmG gene encoding tRNA uridine-5-carboxymethylaminomethyl(34) synthesis enzyme MnmG — encoded protein: MNLEKHYDVIVVGGGHAGTEAALAAARLGAQTLLLTHNMDMLGQMSCNPAIGGIGKGHLVKEIDALDGAMALAADKAGIQFRILNASKGPAVRATRAQADRVLYRQAIRQQLQNQVNLTLFQQAVDDLLVEGEQVKGVVTQMGLVLRAHAVVLTVGTFLGGKIHVGMSQYAGGRAGDPPAIALAKRLRELELPVGRLKTGTPPRIDGRSLDYAQMSVQPGDMPVPVFSYLGTTALHPQQLPCYITHTTAATHEIIQANLHQSPMYAGVIEGIGPRYCPSIEDKVVRFADKTSHQIFVEPEGLTTDEIYPNGISTSLPFEVQVQFVRTIKGFENAHITRPGYAIEYDYFDPRGLTPYLQTKPLSNLFFAGQINGTTGYEEAAAQGLIAGMNAALQTQEKPLWCPRRDEAYIGVLIDDLITCGTQEPYRMFTSRAEYRLLLREDNADLRLTEKGRELGLVGDERWQAFCKKREAIEQAQAQLKDTWIRVAHNEDFAAMIANPLQQDCRAADLLKRPEINYRDLQAVTHLGLPELAADIAEQVEIQSKYAGYIERQLLDIERLRKHENTQLPENLDYTAVPGLSTEVIQKLSRIKPRTMAQAGRISGVTPAALSLLLIYLKKHREPA